ATAGATTAGTTCATAAAACCATAACCAAAGTACGTGTAACATAATATTTcatcatcatttcaatttcaatttcatacaTTTAGAAATGATATCTAATTTCCTATCTCGCAAACACATTTATCCATAATCAAACAATCATAAGATAATAAACCAATAGTCTCAACCGGTTTATTGTATTACTAATGCAAGCAAAAAGTCAAGGCGTGACAATTGATTACACAAATGAGTTGAGACACATGATGAGGGAGATACCAATTGAGTGAGGTTGTAAAAAAGCATACAATGTCTTGGTTGCATAAAGGATATGTAGAGTATACAAGAAATTTATTCTAAATATTGTTATGGAATAAGTGTCTCCAAAAACTCTTTCACACATTTTTAGCACAATAGAGGAAGTTTCTAGACATGTTGGAGGAGAGTGAAAGCCAAATAAATCATAAAACAaagagacacaaacttgaaatGGTAAAAAATCATGCTTCTATGCACTTAGGTGAAACTACTCGCTACAACATAAATGTGATTGTAAAATTTCTATGGCGAGTACTGTGATGGTCATGACATTTTCATAGTTGTTATGACAAATACACAAATAAAACGAGTACACAAATCATTGTGGTAGTTTAGCAATCACTACCTAgttagaattgacaattttgtcaATGTAGGTAGAGGAAAAGAGTTTGAGGTGCAAACAAATTAGTAACATAAAACTAAACAACAGAAGAAGATAACTCAATTGAGAAAAAAGACAAACGATACTAATGATTTTAATCATCATTGGATTGCAAAATTTAACCTTTGTGTAGTACAAATATAAATAGATATACATCTTAACATTTAGAATATGTGAAAATAATTTATCTACTTATATATAAAAACATATCACCCACAAAATCATTACATTTAAAGAACCTTCATCACaataaatctaaaataaaaaaaacaaacaaaaaatattcactttttcaactttacaatttttttatttttttatatcattGATTAAAGTTAAATTAGAATTAAAGCTACTTTATTTCCCCCACAATATCTTTAGGGGCATGAAGTTAGTTCACTTCCTAGGCGAGGGCAAAAATAAGCGGTAAACTACCTAAATCCGCTAGGTAATCTCTACTATCTACTTTCCAACCGAATCTTGTTGCCGCATAAAAAGGATTGCACGTGTGAGTCTCTTATTGGACAATAAATATGGCTTAGATAGGTGTTGAGGTCAAGCCGCTGTCGAGACCTGTCTCTTAATTCCCAATATACCATAATTATATAGTGTCAAACGCAGAAACTAAAACATTTAcagaaaaaaacatataaaaaataaaagatgcagGTTGTTAACATACTTCgttttaaaaatcagaaaaaataatttGACATGGTAGCCATGCTACCGGGCAGCATGACACACGTCTTATGCTGCACCAGTTCTGCATCATCGTACGCGCATAGATCATTTTTGAGCTTCCACGTATACATACTCATTTCTTAATTGCCATGGCCATCATGTCAAATAGGCATGGGGCATGGGCATGGGCATATGGTATGATGCTCTAGTCTAGTCCTTGCCtgagaagaaggcagaggaggaagAAGCAGTAGTGGCAAAGGAGATTAGGTGGAAgaggaaaacaaattaaaaaatggaaATTTAATAATCGCAGAGCAGTCATGTGCATCTCAATTCGGTACAGTCTTTTGCAAATGGAGTATAGATGCATCTGCTTGGACTTACTGGCGATGATGCTTCTTTGACCTGGTTTTTCTACGGCACAAGACAAACGAAACGGCTTGAAATTTAATGAAAGAgtagggtttcaatttttttttttttttccgtttTTGATCATGGCAAACGAAGCTGCTGTGGAAATAGGACTAAATGTGGCGTCGGCAAGTCGAAATTTTGGCCTTGAGATGGAAGACAATGCGCAGGTTTTACAGTTAAATGGCCGCTTTAATGAGCAGGTTCAGCAATTGCAGCAGAGTATTCAGTATAGCCAGCAGGTTCCTTTGCAGAATCGGCTAAATATGGCACAGAATGAGAAACATATGCTGCGAAATCAGCAAAATGCGATGCAGAACCTGCACGCTGAGGAGTTGCAGCAGAATCATCTGAGCTTTGATCATAATTCGCAGATTCAGCGAAATATTCTTCAAAATCAGCAGAGCAGTGAAGCAAATCGTATTCAACATAATGCGCATGTTTTACTGCAGCAGAATCATAACGAGGCTGTGCAGGGTGCGCATATTGTGCAAATTtcgtcaccttcttcttcttcttcttcggtgCAGCAGCGCTTGAGCAGTGGTGGTCCGCATGAGAATGGAAGGGAGAACATGGAGGCTTGTTCGCAAGATTTCCATCGTGATATGAGGGACTTGGAGGATCTGCTCTCAAAGCTGAATCCTATGGCCAAGGAGTTCGTTCCGCCTTCGCTTGCCAGCCATGCGTCTGCCTTTTCTGTTGCTAATGCTCTTATGTATGACAACCATAACACTAACTTCATCAACGGCACAACCAGCGCCTTTATCATCAATAATAATAACACTAGAAGGGTAGGGCTTGGAAAAGGCATTCCGTGTCACTGTTCAAGTTTTGGTTGGCTCTAGATTTCAATTTTTCATCGTCCATAATACTTTTTCATACTTATCAAATAATACTGACAAAGATTTGAGATGATCTACAAATTAGGTTTTTTTCTAACGGCTCTGTGTCTGATTGTGCGTCAGAGAAAAAATAATTATCATGGGAAAAATAGAATGAACAGCAGAACAAGTATAGCTCAGAGAGAAGACAGCATTAGAAGAACCGTATATGTCTCAGACATTGACCAACAGGTAACTGCGTAGACGTTTTTTATATTTATGGTCAGTACAAGGGAATTGCTTGTCTGTTTATCAATTCCGTTAGTACGTGACTTTCGCTTATATGGGTAAaaggttgtgttttttttttttttttttttttccaatttaacGTATGAAACCAGCTTGCACGGGCACACGAGGGGTTTTCTTTCCATTGTTACCCTaaatattttccaaatttttgtacACCTGAGGTTTTTCCTCATCGCCAAGCTCTAGAGTGACCGAAACTTTACAACTCCAGTTAAACCTGTAGTACAATACGCCTGAAACGTAACATGATCTGCATGTTttcatatccatttgataaactaaAACATGTGGAGAACCCTCTGGCAATAAGATTTTCGCTCCTTTGTTTGGTGCAATTATTTTTATGGCATGCAAGCATAAGTTGCTCCGAAGCATATCCTTTGCAGTTGTACTATAGAAAATAAACGTACGCTGCATATATATCCATGAAGAGAAGAATATTTTTCATCAATCAAGAGGGATTGCAAGTTTGGGTCCTCCTTTTCTTCTGGGAGTATATAATACATTGCATTGAAACGAGTACAATTGATATATGGAATATTTTGCGTCCCCCCTTGTTTTTCCAACTTAAGTCAGTCCAAAATAAGGGTAAAGTATGTTGTAGTAGAGCTAAGAGACTTTTCTACTACCCAGCTATGTATGCTATGGCCATGGtagcaaaaaattgtcaaattaaaAAAACCACTACGTTTCGTCATTTGTTTGAGCTGTGCATATAAAACATCGACCGGCCCTCTCTAACCTGAAACGACTTATATTTTCTATATGCTTATTGTCCTAAATCATGATTCCAATAGAATAATTAAAGAAGTTATGTTTGCTTGAATTTTTTAAactgttattgtgtatctttttcTTACTCGCAAAGCCTTTTTGCTGAAGGTGTTTTACACATGTTTTTTGGATCTCTCATAATTCATATTTTTACAGACATGGCTACTATGGTTTAAACTTTAGGCGATCCATTAAAAAATTGCCTTTCTTCTTGCTGAAATAAGAGATAGAGCTTTCTTTGTCTTCCTCAGCTATAAAGGGAATCACTTAAATAAGGTTGTCAGCCTATAAATAAAAGTACTTCAAGAGGTGCCTCATTGTTGAAAACTGTAACGTTAATGCAACACAAGTGCAAATGATTATTTGAATGCAATGAACTTGGTAACTGGAACTTTAACATGAACGCACTTTGTGTTCCAGAAGAGGCATAGTTTTGGTATTCTTATTTTTTTCTCCAGGCCACTAAAAGCATTGTTTTGTATGAttacaaaatattttgaaaatgaatgtttGACAGTTAATTCCATAACAAAATACCATTCCTCTTGAAAAGATCTCAAGACATGAAATCTG
The nucleotide sequence above comes from Cryptomeria japonica chromosome 11, Sugi_1.0, whole genome shotgun sequence. Encoded proteins:
- the LOC131041462 gene encoding polyadenylate-binding protein-interacting protein 12, with the translated sequence MANEAAVEIGLNVASASRNFGLEMEDNAQVLQLNGRFNEQVQQLQQSIQYSQQVPLQNRLNMAQNEKHMLRNQQNAMQNLHAEELQQNHLSFDHNSQIQRNILQNQQSSEANRIQHNAHVLLQQNHNEAVQGAHIVQISSPSSSSSSVQQRLSSGGPHENGRENMEACSQDFHRDMRDLEDLLSKLNPMAKEFVPPSLASHASAFSVANALMYDNHNTNFINGTTSAFIINNNNTRRRKNNYHGKNRMNSRTSIAQREDSIRRTVYVSDIDQQVTEEQLAALFINCGQVVDCRVCGDPNSVLRFAFVEFTCEEDARAALSLAGTMLGYYPVRVLPSKTAIAPVNPTFLPRSEDEREMCARTIYCTNIDKKVSQADVKLFFESLCGEVSRLRLLGDYHHSTRIAFVEFIMAESAIAALNCSGAILGSLPIRVSPSKTPVRPRTSRSPMH